The proteins below are encoded in one region of Campylobacter rectus:
- a CDS encoding acyl-CoA thioesterase, which translates to MEKTLEGMGEPRIKVVALPKDTNSAGNIFGGWIMSQIDLAGAQAAREIAPERVVTISMQEIIFKQPVFIGDVVSCYAKIVSAGNTSIKTKIEVTALRLNAAGFRECIHVTSAIATYVSVTKDGAKKPIDPELKRAHGF; encoded by the coding sequence ATGGAAAAAACTTTAGAAGGGATGGGCGAACCGCGTATAAAAGTCGTGGCGTTGCCCAAGGATACGAACTCGGCGGGCAATATTTTCGGCGGCTGGATAATGAGCCAGATCGACCTAGCGGGCGCGCAGGCTGCACGCGAAATCGCCCCCGAGCGCGTCGTCACGATCTCTATGCAAGAGATTATATTTAAGCAGCCCGTTTTCATCGGCGATGTCGTGAGCTGCTACGCCAAGATCGTCTCGGCGGGCAACACTTCGATCAAAACCAAGATCGAAGTTACGGCGCTACGGCTGAATGCGGCGGGCTTTCGCGAGTGCATTCACGTCACCTCGGCGATCGCGACCTACGTGAGCGTGACCAAGGACGGCGCGAAAAAGCCGATCGATCCGGAGCTAAAAAGGGCGCACGGGTTTTGA
- a CDS encoding ABC transporter substrate-binding protein, whose product MKKLLSALILSAAVVLGAEVKTLTDMTGNEVKIPANVERIAALWHANNQIILVLGGMDKVVTTTDLIKKNKWFAQIYPRVKDLPAALNGNDIQIEELVKLAPDAVVVSNKNFQENLAKNGFNAVNAIFRDYDDMKKSVLLTAQIIGGDAASKAKELNENLDANIALVSERTSKLEDAKRPKVLHIVGGANLLKIDGTKTIIDTWIKYAGGKNAVQKDGSMIEITAEEIVSSDPDIIIVGGANNQKAVEKIYADPVFAGLKAVKDKKVYGNPKGVFSWDRYGAESALQILWAAKTIQPELFTDIDVKAETKAFYKKFMNYELSDAEFEYILKGLNPEGK is encoded by the coding sequence ATGAAAAAACTTCTTTCCGCCTTGATTTTGAGCGCTGCGGTGGTGCTGGGAGCCGAGGTCAAAACTCTCACCGATATGACGGGCAACGAGGTAAAAATCCCCGCAAACGTGGAGCGTATCGCCGCTTTGTGGCATGCAAATAACCAAATAATCTTGGTGCTGGGAGGTATGGACAAGGTCGTTACGACCACCGATCTCATCAAGAAAAATAAGTGGTTCGCGCAGATCTATCCGCGCGTAAAAGACCTGCCCGCCGCGCTAAACGGTAACGACATCCAGATCGAGGAATTGGTCAAACTAGCTCCCGATGCGGTTGTCGTTTCAAATAAAAATTTTCAAGAAAATCTCGCAAAAAACGGCTTTAATGCGGTAAATGCGATATTTCGCGACTACGACGATATGAAAAAAAGCGTGCTGCTAACGGCGCAAATCATCGGCGGCGATGCGGCCAGCAAAGCAAAGGAGCTAAACGAAAACCTTGATGCAAACATCGCGCTGGTTAGCGAGCGCACGAGCAAACTAGAGGACGCTAAACGCCCTAAAGTGCTCCATATCGTGGGCGGCGCGAACCTGCTAAAAATCGACGGCACCAAGACGATAATCGACACTTGGATCAAGTATGCGGGCGGTAAAAACGCCGTGCAAAAAGATGGTAGTATGATAGAAATCACGGCTGAAGAGATCGTGAGCTCAGACCCGGATATCATCATCGTAGGCGGCGCGAATAATCAAAAAGCTGTCGAGAAAATCTACGCCGATCCCGTATTTGCAGGGCTAAAAGCGGTCAAAGACAAAAAAGTCTACGGCAACCCTAAGGGAGTGTTTAGCTGGGATAGATACGGCGCGGAGTCAGCTTTGCAAATTTTATGGGCAGCCAAAACTATCCAGCCGGAGCTCTTTACGGACATCGACGTAAAGGCCGAAACGAAGGCGTTTTATAAAAAATTTATGAATTACGAGCTAAGCGACGCGGAATTTGAGTATATTTTAAAAGGACTTAACCCGGAGGGTAAATAA
- a CDS encoding methyltransferase family protein, producing MEISFFTTLELALAGAWIPSFAMVLIQFAYMFVYKEVGKRATDTSWYTLADKRNAIISSLLQVALLILSVFVPLKTGSAWFWIGAVIYVAAFAGFIKAFYDYAAAPTDRAAQGGIYRLSRNPMYFFYFLGMAGVCVASASLWLLIVIVPFAIYNHLVVLGEECYCEQAYGREYLEYKRKTPRYFLFF from the coding sequence ATGGAAATTTCATTTTTTACGACGCTTGAGCTCGCTCTAGCGGGCGCTTGGATACCCTCATTTGCGATGGTGCTGATACAATTTGCATATATGTTTGTCTACAAAGAGGTCGGCAAGCGCGCCACCGATACCTCGTGGTACACGCTCGCGGACAAGCGAAATGCGATCATAAGCTCGCTGCTGCAAGTAGCGCTGCTTATTTTGTCGGTGTTCGTGCCGCTTAAGACGGGTAGCGCGTGGTTTTGGATCGGAGCGGTGATCTACGTAGCGGCTTTTGCGGGCTTTATCAAGGCGTTTTACGACTATGCGGCGGCTCCTACGGACAGAGCCGCACAGGGCGGCATCTACCGCCTATCGCGCAATCCGATGTATTTCTTTTATTTCCTCGGCATGGCGGGCGTTTGCGTCGCTTCGGCGTCGCTGTGGCTACTCATAGTGATAGTGCCCTTTGCCATATACAATCATCTCGTGGTCCTGGGCGAGGAGTGCTACTGCGAGCAAGCCTACGGGCGGGAGTATTTAGAGTATAAACGCAAGACGCCGAGATATTTTTTGTTTTTCTAA
- a CDS encoding ABC transporter substrate-binding protein — MFVRKNLALVAALFLAFCLNAAAGEPRTVKDMRGNVVELPEKVSKVASLWNANNQIILAIGEMDKVVAIEGNAKNKWFLKVYPRIAEIVSGRNSKTSVQIEELLKLAPDVVFSSDMQEQLEKNGFKVVNVRFRDFEGMRRSIELTAEVIGANAPKKAAELNGYIEKNIALLSAKTDKIAPESRPKVLHIADGKNLLKVDGTGTIVDMWIKLAGGVNAVQKDGFKMEMSAEELININPDIIIVGGADNQTAVEKIYAHPAYAGSKAVANKKVFGNPSGVFTWDRYGAEAALQILWAGTVIQPGLFTDIDVKAETKAFYKKFMNYELSDAEFGYILHGLGPDGSK; from the coding sequence ATGTTCGTAAGGAAAAATTTGGCGCTCGTCGCCGCTTTATTTCTAGCGTTTTGTCTAAACGCCGCCGCGGGCGAGCCGAGGACGGTTAAAGATATGCGCGGAAACGTCGTCGAGCTACCGGAGAAAGTAAGCAAGGTCGCCTCGCTTTGGAACGCAAACAACCAAATCATCCTCGCTATCGGCGAGATGGATAAGGTCGTAGCCATCGAGGGCAACGCGAAAAACAAGTGGTTTTTAAAGGTCTATCCGCGTATAGCCGAGATCGTTTCCGGGCGCAATTCAAAAACCTCGGTCCAGATAGAGGAGCTTTTAAAACTGGCGCCCGACGTCGTTTTTAGCAGCGATATGCAAGAGCAGCTCGAAAAAAACGGCTTTAAGGTTGTAAATGTGAGGTTTAGGGATTTTGAGGGTATGCGAAGAAGCATCGAACTTACCGCCGAAGTCATCGGAGCAAACGCGCCTAAAAAAGCCGCCGAGCTTAACGGATATATCGAAAAAAATATCGCGCTGCTAAGCGCCAAAACGGATAAGATCGCGCCTGAAAGCCGCCCTAAAGTGCTTCACATCGCAGACGGTAAAAATTTGCTTAAAGTGGACGGCACGGGCACGATCGTCGATATGTGGATCAAGCTCGCAGGCGGCGTAAATGCCGTGCAAAAGGACGGATTTAAAATGGAGATGAGCGCCGAGGAGCTCATCAATATAAATCCCGACATCATCATCGTAGGCGGCGCGGATAATCAAACGGCGGTGGAGAAAATTTACGCTCACCCGGCCTATGCGGGATCCAAAGCCGTCGCGAACAAAAAGGTGTTCGGCAACCCAAGCGGCGTTTTTACGTGGGATAGATACGGTGCGGAGGCCGCGCTTCAAATTTTATGGGCGGGCACGGTCATCCAGCCGGGGCTCTTTACGGACATCGACGTAAAGGCCGAAACGAAGGCGTTTTATAAAAAATTTATGAATTATGAGCTGAGCGATGCGGAGTTTGGATACATACTGCACGGCCTAGGCCCGGACGGAAGCAAATAG
- a CDS encoding subtype B tannase — translation MKKTALVLSAAACLCAAISAQAADLKFDPDKFETRSIKAGEKEVKFRAYEGIVYVAKPVDSRFQRLNFYVPARYFEDKKDETGKFDASSAPIFLPNSIGGYMPGEPFTPALDKNGKPNAVLTALERGYVVATPGARGRSSKDANGKFSGKASAAIVDLKAAVRYLKFNDAAMAGDANKIISNGTSAGGAMSALLGVSADAPEFEPYLAALGAAKASDEIYAVSAYCPVTNLENADTAYEWMFGAQTKYEKMDFGTLDAAGFNDRSGKLKTVHGELSGEQKELSAALKSAFPAYVNSLNLKDAKGRALILEPNGEGSFKEYLKKTLADSYAAAKSRDKSLLKPEFFTLETQGCTLGYDFKFDDYILSMPRAKAAPAFDGLRLENPENDFFGDADAAAKHFTEFSAKRGGGEIADAKIIKMANAMNYLGNANAAKFYRIRHGTADSDTALAVPLILALGLQNAGKTVDFAAPWGQGHGGDYDLDELFRWIDRVVK, via the coding sequence ATGAAAAAGACGGCGCTTGTTTTGAGCGCGGCGGCTTGCTTGTGCGCGGCGATTAGCGCGCAGGCTGCGGATCTAAAATTTGACCCTGATAAATTTGAAACGCGCTCTATAAAAGCGGGCGAAAAAGAGGTTAAATTTAGAGCCTACGAGGGGATAGTCTACGTAGCAAAGCCTGTTGATAGCCGGTTCCAGAGGCTAAATTTCTACGTTCCGGCGCGGTATTTCGAGGACAAAAAAGACGAGACGGGCAAATTTGACGCGTCAAGCGCACCTATCTTTTTGCCAAACTCCATCGGCGGATATATGCCGGGCGAGCCTTTTACGCCCGCACTTGATAAAAACGGCAAGCCAAACGCGGTGCTAACGGCGCTTGAGCGCGGTTACGTCGTAGCAACGCCCGGAGCTAGAGGCAGGAGCTCAAAGGACGCAAACGGCAAATTTAGCGGCAAAGCGTCCGCGGCCATCGTCGATCTAAAGGCGGCCGTGCGGTATCTCAAATTTAACGACGCCGCGATGGCAGGCGACGCAAACAAAATAATCTCAAACGGCACGAGCGCTGGCGGAGCGATGTCGGCTCTACTGGGTGTCTCGGCGGACGCGCCCGAGTTTGAGCCATATCTAGCCGCACTCGGAGCCGCAAAGGCTAGCGACGAGATCTACGCGGTCTCTGCCTACTGCCCCGTTACGAACCTAGAAAACGCCGACACGGCCTACGAGTGGATGTTTGGCGCGCAGACGAAATACGAGAAAATGGACTTTGGCACGCTTGACGCGGCTGGATTTAACGACCGAAGCGGCAAGCTAAAAACCGTCCATGGCGAACTAAGCGGAGAGCAAAAAGAGCTCTCCGCCGCGCTAAAATCGGCTTTCCCCGCCTATGTAAATTCCCTAAATTTAAAGGACGCCAAAGGTCGCGCGCTCATACTTGAGCCTAACGGCGAAGGAAGCTTTAAAGAGTACCTCAAAAAGACGCTCGCAGACTCCTACGCCGCCGCAAAAAGCCGCGACAAAAGCTTGCTAAAGCCCGAGTTTTTCACGCTTGAGACGCAGGGCTGCACGCTTGGGTATGATTTTAAATTTGACGATTACATCCTGTCTATGCCGCGCGCCAAAGCCGCGCCGGCTTTTGACGGGCTAAGGCTCGAAAATCCCGAAAACGACTTTTTCGGCGATGCGGACGCGGCGGCGAAGCACTTTACGGAATTTAGCGCCAAACGCGGCGGAGGCGAGATCGCAGACGCTAAAATCATAAAAATGGCAAATGCAATGAACTATCTAGGTAACGCAAACGCGGCTAAATTTTACCGCATCAGGCACGGCACGGCTGACTCCGATACGGCTCTAGCCGTCCCGCTTATCTTAGCTTTGGGGCTACAAAATGCGGGCAAGACGGTTGATTTCGCTGCGCCTTGGGGGCAAGGTCACGGCGGCGACTATGATCTAGACGAGCTTTTTAGATGGATAGATCGCGTCGTAAAATAG
- a CDS encoding FecCD family ABC transporter permease encodes MKKISFKFTLILLIVLTVVCGVIALGVGRFYVAPSDVLRVIVGFLGAQPDVAANVQNIIENIRIPRIIAAILVGAALSISGAAYQGVFRNQLVSPDLLGVSAGACVGAAVAIMFDLSLFWVQALAFVCGLAAVGMTLSIPRLMGRSSTLMLVLSGIIVSGLMASVIGFLKYVADPETKLPDIVYWQLGSLAKIDAGNLKFIAPVMIACAVLLVAMSWRINLLSLGDESAARLGVNVTLERGVIIVCATLLTACSVCVSGIVAWVGLLMPHLARMLVGANNARSLPASIFMGAIFLLFVDTLARTISASEVPLGVLTGFIGTIFFVWVLWRNKKVA; translated from the coding sequence ATGAAAAAGATTAGTTTTAAATTTACGCTTATTTTGCTGATCGTGCTGACCGTCGTTTGCGGCGTGATTGCGCTTGGCGTGGGGAGATTTTACGTGGCTCCTTCTGACGTGCTTAGAGTGATCGTGGGCTTTTTGGGTGCGCAGCCGGACGTTGCAGCAAACGTGCAAAACATCATCGAAAATATCCGCATACCGCGTATCATCGCAGCTATCCTCGTCGGAGCAGCGCTTAGCATCAGCGGAGCGGCGTATCAGGGCGTCTTTCGCAACCAGCTAGTTAGCCCCGATCTGCTGGGCGTTTCGGCTGGAGCTTGCGTCGGAGCCGCGGTTGCGATCATGTTTGATTTATCGCTTTTTTGGGTGCAGGCGCTAGCCTTCGTCTGCGGGCTCGCAGCCGTGGGTATGACGCTATCCATACCTCGTCTGATGGGACGCTCTAGCACTCTGATGCTGGTGCTCTCGGGCATCATCGTTAGCGGTCTGATGGCTTCTGTTATCGGCTTTTTAAAATACGTCGCCGATCCCGAGACCAAGCTGCCCGATATCGTCTACTGGCAGCTAGGCAGCCTAGCCAAGATCGATGCGGGCAATCTTAAATTTATAGCGCCCGTGATGATAGCCTGCGCGGTGCTGCTCGTAGCGATGAGCTGGAGGATAAATTTGCTCTCGCTAGGCGACGAGAGTGCGGCAAGGCTGGGCGTAAACGTAACGCTCGAGCGCGGCGTCATTATCGTCTGCGCGACGCTGCTAACGGCATGCAGCGTGTGCGTGAGCGGTATCGTGGCGTGGGTGGGACTGCTGATGCCCCACCTTGCGCGCATGCTAGTGGGTGCGAACAACGCCCGTAGCCTGCCTGCGAGCATATTTATGGGCGCGATATTTTTGCTATTTGTCGATACCCTGGCGCGCACTATTAGCGCTAGCGAGGTGCCTCTGGGCGTACTTACGGGCTTTATCGGCACGATATTTTTCGTCTGGGTGCTCTGGCGAAATAAAAAGGTCGCGTGA
- a CDS encoding ABC transporter ATP-binding protein — protein MLEVKNLNFAYPNGAGRLENVNLRVGKGEILTILGRNGAGKSTMLSLISGTQAPHSGEVWLGGKNSAELSNKERAKIMAYVAQSEICEYDYTGLEFITMGRAAHLGIFARPSEEDTAIAKEFTAKLEITHLEDKFITQMSGGQKQMCSIARAMAAKPEIIVFDEPTSALDFGNQYKFLRTVKQLKEQGYTIVLTTHNPDFAVLLGGYVALVKGGGEVAFGSVDEIIESEHLSKLYGLNLSVEYIEQVARKCCLTYPL, from the coding sequence ATGTTAGAAGTAAAAAATCTAAATTTCGCCTATCCAAACGGCGCTGGTAGGCTAGAAAACGTAAATTTACGCGTCGGCAAGGGCGAGATACTAACGATACTAGGGCGAAACGGCGCGGGCAAATCGACCATGCTAAGCCTAATCAGCGGCACGCAGGCGCCGCACTCGGGCGAAGTTTGGCTCGGCGGCAAAAATAGCGCGGAGCTTAGCAACAAAGAGCGCGCCAAAATCATGGCCTACGTCGCTCAAAGCGAGATCTGCGAGTACGACTACACGGGGCTTGAGTTTATCACGATGGGGCGAGCGGCGCATCTGGGCATCTTCGCGCGGCCTAGCGAGGAGGATACGGCGATAGCGAAGGAATTTACCGCAAAGCTTGAAATCACGCACCTTGAGGATAAATTTATCACTCAGATGAGCGGCGGACAAAAGCAGATGTGTTCGATCGCGCGCGCGATGGCGGCAAAGCCCGAGATCATCGTGTTTGACGAGCCGACCTCGGCGCTGGATTTTGGCAATCAGTATAAATTCCTACGCACCGTTAAGCAGCTAAAAGAGCAAGGTTACACCATCGTGCTAACCACGCATAATCCCGATTTTGCCGTACTTTTGGGCGGCTACGTGGCGTTAGTTAAGGGCGGAGGCGAGGTGGCTTTTGGCAGCGTGGATGAGATCATAGAAAGCGAGCATCTAAGCAAGCTTTACGGGCTAAATTTGAGCGTAGAGTACATCGAGCAAGTAGCTAGAAAGTGCTGTCTGACGTATCCGCTGTGA
- a CDS encoding EI24 domain-containing protein → MRNLAKFAAEFKSVKFGRKIYACVKFCESFCVVKNIRRADRNFYALLFASKKRAFEPRLNALSPHDGYKFKINGNSLFADILRLSLKDLFTPKFIALSILPLVFSALIIAAIAMFGGRELCEALNAAIPGEAGALAEYPMLAKILSLGIAKWLIGAIFYAVGAYLVVMLLVFCALAVAGFLTPMIAREINRKHYRVDEAQLANVGLARQTALMGKILLKFILITLICLPILAVPALNFLALHPAFFYLYYSLLFIDVAPNALSRHKFELYLLDCGGYKFKAAALCFYLLCLVPIFGLFLQVFFVIYFSHFFFLRETSRLT, encoded by the coding sequence TTGAGAAATTTAGCTAAATTTGCGGCTGAATTTAAGTCGGTCAAATTTGGCCGCAAAATCTATGCATGCGTCAAATTTTGCGAGTCTTTTTGCGTCGTTAAAAACATTCGCCGTGCCGACAGAAACTTTTACGCGCTACTTTTTGCAAGCAAGAAACGCGCATTTGAGCCGCGCCTAAACGCCCTTTCGCCGCATGACGGCTATAAATTTAAAATAAATGGAAATTCGTTGTTCGCTGATATTTTACGCCTTTCGTTAAAAGACCTTTTCACGCCCAAATTTATCGCGCTCTCCATCCTGCCGCTCGTTTTTTCCGCGCTTATTATCGCGGCGATTGCGATGTTTGGCGGCCGCGAACTATGCGAGGCGCTAAACGCGGCCATACCCGGCGAGGCGGGCGCTCTGGCCGAGTATCCGATGCTAGCTAAAATCCTTAGCCTAGGTATCGCAAAGTGGCTCATCGGCGCGATATTTTACGCAGTCGGCGCCTATCTGGTCGTCATGCTTTTGGTTTTTTGCGCACTCGCGGTCGCGGGCTTTCTAACTCCTATGATCGCGCGCGAGATAAACCGAAAGCACTACCGTGTGGACGAGGCGCAGCTGGCAAACGTCGGCCTAGCTCGCCAAACGGCTCTTATGGGCAAAATTTTGCTCAAATTTATCCTGATCACGCTTATTTGTTTGCCGATTTTAGCCGTGCCCGCGCTAAATTTCCTCGCCCTGCACCCGGCGTTTTTTTACCTTTATTATTCGCTGCTTTTCATCGACGTCGCGCCAAACGCCCTCTCGCGGCATAAATTCGAGCTTTACTTGCTTGATTGCGGCGGATATAAATTTAAAGCCGCCGCGCTATGCTTTTACTTGCTATGTTTGGTGCCTATTTTCGGGCTTTTCTTGCAGGTTTTTTTCGTTATTTATTTTTCGCATTTTTTCTTTTTACGCGAGACTTCGCGCTTGACGTAA
- the dut gene encoding dUTPase: protein MNANEKITQMLNLQQSLNDDTNGIGWENGINKNGKLISWKRCIYMECAELIDSFAWKHWKSINAPTNEDNLRVEVVDIWHFLMSLMLEQYKLNNLGDIAKLSSDICASSGFEAFCREPFNVTDENIYEIINDVEMLINKCSGFEYSLFDLLKIYFAMSLKCGVNLGSLYECYIAKNVLNRFRQDHGYKEGAYKKVWNGKEDNAVMNEILARGLKSVDEIYAALEAEYQAVK, encoded by the coding sequence ATGAACGCGAATGAAAAAATCACCCAAATGCTAAATCTCCAGCAGAGCCTAAACGACGACACCAACGGCATCGGCTGGGAAAACGGCATAAACAAAAACGGCAAACTCATCAGCTGGAAACGCTGCATATATATGGAGTGCGCCGAGCTCATAGACAGCTTTGCCTGGAAGCACTGGAAAAGCATAAACGCGCCGACGAATGAAGACAATCTGCGCGTCGAGGTCGTGGATATCTGGCACTTTTTGATGAGTTTGATGCTCGAACAATACAAGCTAAACAATCTGGGCGATATCGCAAAGCTCTCAAGCGACATCTGCGCTAGCAGCGGCTTTGAGGCGTTTTGCCGCGAGCCGTTTAACGTCACTGATGAAAACATCTACGAGATCATAAACGACGTCGAAATGCTAATCAACAAGTGCTCGGGCTTTGAGTATTCGCTCTTTGACCTGCTTAAAATTTACTTCGCGATGAGCCTAAAATGCGGCGTAAATCTTGGCTCGCTTTACGAGTGTTATATCGCTAAAAACGTGCTGAATCGCTTCCGCCAAGACCACGGCTACAAAGAGGGCGCGTATAAAAAGGTCTGGAACGGCAAGGAAGATAACGCCGTGATGAACGAGATTTTGGCTCGCGGGCTAAAAAGCGTGGACGAGATCTACGCTGCGCTAGAGGCCGAGTATCAGGCGGTAAAATAA
- a CDS encoding pyridoxamine 5'-phosphate oxidase family protein, with protein sequence MDEKILKFIRKMHLLSLAVLDDGKPYCASCFYAFDEGNLAFIVAGGEESAHVKAFLAEPNVAGTVALDTKVVGKIEGVQFRALAAPATAQQGKIYFARFPYALAMNPSLYSLSLGWVKFTHNALGFGGKIIWQREQI encoded by the coding sequence ATGGATGAGAAAATTTTAAAATTTATCCGCAAAATGCACCTGCTTAGCCTTGCGGTTTTAGATGACGGCAAGCCCTATTGCGCGAGCTGCTTTTACGCCTTTGACGAGGGAAATTTGGCTTTTATCGTGGCAGGCGGCGAGGAGAGCGCTCACGTGAAGGCGTTTTTAGCTGAACCTAACGTAGCCGGCACGGTAGCGCTTGATACGAAGGTGGTGGGCAAGATAGAGGGCGTGCAGTTTCGCGCTCTAGCCGCTCCCGCGACCGCGCAGCAAGGCAAAATTTACTTCGCGCGCTTTCCTTACGCTTTGGCGATGAACCCGAGCCTTTATAGTTTGAGTCTGGGCTGGGTTAAATTTACGCATAATGCGCTGGGGTTTGGGGGGAAAATAATCTGGCAAAGAGAACAAATTTAA
- a CDS encoding phosphoethanolamine transferase, which translates to MKLRISWFKFTLLNAVFIAALNFALFKFAYSKLSFDADAPMAASLPVIYFSLLCALFSLVFLPYLAKPVSIAAIAITCGSSYFMQSYGIIIDSEMIRNVAQTDAGEVLSFLNPKLVCYMLFLGVLPCFLVAFTRIEYDGAKRHLKVKFTAFAGFLALAAALFLPQTKSIIPFFRENSFIRAYNLPFYPIYAAQKYIKLEFFKPEFKQIGLDATMRPSNERRLMVLIVGETARAKNYSLGGYAKNDTNFYTKKEPNLVYFNDARSCGTATAVSLPCLFSKSTRREYSSKEFSENALDILKRVGVKVVWLGNNSGKCKGVCGRLDAGDVEYFDAGYDTNMLPSFKKRLENLAQNEIIVLHLQGSHGPAYHARYPSEFRKFTPTCDTSELSSCESESIVNTYDNTLLFTDFFIDEVIKAVKDAGGDKSAVWYFSDHGESLGENGIYLHGMPYAIAPETQKHIPMMAYTNDKAMLSRLRAQKDDAVSHDNVFSSLLGFFGVVTKEYDKKLDIFN; encoded by the coding sequence ATGAAGCTACGTATTTCTTGGTTTAAATTTACGCTTTTAAACGCCGTTTTTATCGCCGCGCTAAATTTCGCTTTATTTAAATTCGCCTACTCAAAGCTTAGTTTTGACGCGGACGCGCCGATGGCCGCTAGCCTGCCGGTTATCTATTTTTCGCTACTTTGCGCGCTCTTTTCGCTCGTTTTTTTACCATATCTAGCTAAGCCCGTTAGCATCGCGGCGATTGCGATTACGTGCGGCAGCAGCTACTTCATGCAAAGCTACGGTATCATAATCGATAGCGAAATGATAAGAAACGTCGCGCAAACGGACGCGGGCGAGGTATTAAGCTTTTTAAATCCAAAACTCGTTTGCTACATGCTATTTCTGGGCGTTTTGCCCTGCTTTCTAGTCGCTTTTACAAGGATCGAGTATGACGGCGCAAAGCGGCATCTAAAGGTCAAATTTACAGCATTTGCAGGCTTCTTGGCTCTCGCGGCGGCGCTATTTTTGCCTCAGACCAAATCTATCATCCCGTTTTTTCGAGAAAACAGCTTCATCAGAGCCTACAACCTGCCGTTTTATCCGATTTACGCGGCGCAAAAATACATAAAACTCGAGTTTTTTAAGCCCGAATTTAAACAAATCGGTCTAGACGCGACGATGAGGCCCAGCAACGAGCGACGGCTAATGGTGCTAATCGTCGGCGAAACGGCCCGCGCGAAAAACTATTCGCTCGGCGGCTACGCCAAAAACGATACGAATTTCTACACGAAAAAGGAGCCCAATTTGGTCTATTTCAACGACGCTCGCTCGTGCGGAACGGCTACGGCGGTTTCGCTACCGTGCTTGTTTTCAAAATCCACGAGAAGGGAATATAGCAGCAAAGAATTTAGCGAAAACGCGCTTGATATCTTAAAACGCGTCGGCGTCAAGGTCGTGTGGCTGGGCAACAACTCGGGCAAATGTAAGGGCGTTTGCGGCCGCTTGGACGCCGGCGACGTCGAGTACTTTGACGCAGGATACGATACGAATATGCTACCTTCCTTCAAAAAACGCCTCGAAAATCTCGCGCAAAACGAGATCATCGTCCTACACCTGCAAGGCTCGCACGGCCCGGCATATCACGCCCGCTATCCGAGCGAATTTCGCAAATTTACCCCGACTTGCGATACGAGCGAGCTTAGCTCCTGCGAGAGCGAGAGCATCGTAAATACCTACGACAACACGCTGCTTTTTACGGATTTTTTTATCGACGAGGTGATAAAGGCGGTCAAGGATGCGGGCGGCGATAAAAGCGCGGTTTGGTACTTCTCCGATCACGGCGAGAGCCTGGGCGAAAACGGCATCTACCTGCACGGCATGCCCTACGCCATCGCGCCCGAGACGCAAAAGCACATCCCGATGATGGCGTATACGAACGATAAAGCCATGCTATCTCGTCTGCGCGCGCAAAAAGACGACGCCGTCTCGCACGATAATGTTTTTAGTTCGTTGCTTGGGTTTTTTGGCGTAGTAACAAAAGAATACGATAAAAAACTTGATATATTTAATTAA
- a CDS encoding diacylglycerol kinase, with product MKPKYNFFKNSKFAFEGLAAMLKNEAAFRFELCVIVPLALVSLFLPVSAAQHALLIAVFGLVLICECLNTAIEAVVDLVSPDFHPLAKIAKDCASAAVCLSIGTAAITWAWTLLALAFGE from the coding sequence ATGAAACCCAAATACAACTTTTTCAAAAACTCCAAATTTGCATTCGAGGGGCTTGCCGCGATGCTAAAAAACGAGGCGGCGTTTCGCTTTGAGCTTTGCGTAATCGTTCCGCTCGCGCTAGTTTCGCTATTTTTACCCGTTTCCGCCGCACAGCACGCCCTACTGATCGCCGTTTTCGGCCTCGTTTTGATCTGCGAGTGCCTAAATACCGCGATTGAAGCGGTAGTGGACCTTGTTTCGCCCGATTTTCATCCGCTAGCCAAAATCGCCAAAGACTGCGCCTCCGCCGCCGTTTGCCTCTCTATCGGCACGGCTGCGATAACTTGGGCGTGGACGCTACTTGCGCTTGCGTTTGGCGAGTAA